From one Caldithrix abyssi DSM 13497 genomic stretch:
- a CDS encoding MerR family transcriptional regulator yields the protein MSHPIEYYEPVFTIGTIAKKIGVAVQTIRMYEQEGLIIPYKTETGRRMYSLFDLDRLACIRRMITEEGINIQGIKRIFSFIPCWEFKGGLDNDCLSCPAYYDALGPCWSLRNKGEKCLTEDCRQCEVYRLDFHCNKLKSVIFGHDDKHKEQK from the coding sequence ATGAGTCATCCTATTGAATATTACGAACCGGTTTTTACAATTGGAACCATCGCCAAAAAAATTGGCGTTGCCGTTCAAACCATTCGCATGTATGAGCAAGAAGGCTTGATCATTCCCTACAAAACAGAAACAGGGCGACGTATGTACAGCCTTTTTGATCTTGACCGCCTTGCCTGTATTCGTCGGATGATCACCGAAGAAGGCATCAATATTCAGGGCATTAAGCGCATCTTCTCTTTTATTCCCTGCTGGGAGTTTAAAGGTGGCCTGGACAACGATTGTCTCTCCTGCCCGGCCTATTACGATGCCCTTGGGCCCTGTTGGAGCTTGAGAAATAAAGGAGAAAAATGTTTAACAGAAGATTGCCGTCAGTGTGAGGTTTATCGGCTCGATTTTCATTGCAATAAATTGAAATCCGTAATCTTTGGACATGATGACAAACATAAAGAACAAAAATAA
- a CDS encoding tetratricopeptide repeat protein: protein MIKSRVLILTAIIFSIMVLACSSKLSEEEYYEKAKEAYSKEQYTQALDYFKKILEYYPQGKRAAESLFMLGFINANDLKKYDEAKKYYQQFVDKYPDHELADDAQYEIKTLGKDLDELPFLKEMGADSASQ from the coding sequence ATGATTAAGTCGAGAGTTCTGATACTTACGGCCATTATTTTTTCGATAATGGTTTTGGCTTGTTCTTCAAAATTGTCCGAAGAAGAATATTATGAAAAGGCAAAAGAAGCCTACAGTAAAGAACAATATACCCAGGCGCTGGATTACTTTAAAAAGATTCTGGAATATTATCCGCAGGGCAAGCGCGCGGCAGAGTCTTTATTTATGTTAGGATTTATCAACGCCAATGATCTGAAAAAATACGACGAGGCCAAAAAATATTATCAGCAATTTGTGGATAAATATCCCGATCATGAACTGGCCGACGACGCGCAATATGAGATTAAAACTCTGGGTAAAGATTTAGACGAGCTTCCATTTCTTAAGGAGATGGGCGCCGATTCAGCATCCCAATGA